From the Cohaesibacter sp. ES.047 genome, one window contains:
- a CDS encoding DUF2842 domain-containing protein translates to MNKRTRKFFGMIALVSLIVFYAAIGMTLGAVVVARAEPWMQILFFIVTGALWVIPAGLIIRWMEK, encoded by the coding sequence ATGAACAAACGCACCCGTAAATTCTTCGGAATGATCGCTCTTGTGAGCCTGATCGTGTTCTATGCTGCTATTGGTATGACACTTGGCGCCGTGGTTGTGGCGCGGGCCGAACCGTGGATGCAGATCCTGTTCTTTATCGTCACTGGCGCGCTTTGGGTGATCCCTGCCGGCTTGATTATTCGCTGGATGGAGAAGTAA
- a CDS encoding COX15/CtaA family protein — protein MDEQISAAERASRYVDRAPSKVGRARPVVRNWLYFVAFLVLLMVVVGGATRLTDSGLSITEWKPIHGAIPPMSAAEWTEEFQKYRQYPEYQRVNKGMSLDEFKFIFWWEWGHRQLGRFIGVAFFVPMLFFWLTGRLSDGIKPGLLVLLGLGALQGGVGWWMVASGLVDRVDVSQYRLATHLTFAAVIFVMLIWVARGYRRADRMPECVSADRHILPASILLLLLLMQIFLGGLVAGTHAGMTYNTWPLMDGQLIPDGLFVFDPPWLAAFEDRMTIQFNHRILAYVIALWTLFIWVRTWRDPYAAQMTIAATVVGVLVALQIIIGIVTLLLVVPLHAAMTHQALAVILLGVTTIKVRDLYDNAVRF, from the coding sequence ATGGACGAGCAGATCTCTGCGGCCGAGAGGGCCAGCCGATATGTAGACAGGGCGCCCAGCAAAGTCGGACGAGCCCGCCCGGTTGTTCGAAACTGGCTCTATTTCGTCGCCTTTCTCGTGCTGTTGATGGTTGTCGTGGGGGGAGCGACGCGCCTGACGGACTCCGGCCTCTCGATCACGGAGTGGAAGCCGATCCACGGCGCTATTCCTCCCATGTCCGCTGCTGAATGGACTGAGGAATTCCAGAAATACAGGCAATATCCCGAGTATCAGCGCGTCAACAAAGGCATGTCGCTTGATGAGTTCAAATTCATCTTCTGGTGGGAATGGGGCCATCGCCAGCTTGGGCGCTTCATCGGGGTCGCCTTTTTCGTGCCCATGCTGTTCTTCTGGCTGACGGGGCGTCTGTCTGATGGCATAAAGCCCGGTCTATTGGTGCTGTTGGGGCTGGGCGCCCTGCAAGGGGGCGTCGGCTGGTGGATGGTGGCGTCCGGCCTTGTTGACCGGGTTGATGTCAGCCAATACCGCCTTGCGACCCATCTCACCTTTGCCGCTGTCATTTTTGTCATGCTGATCTGGGTGGCGCGAGGCTATCGGCGCGCTGATCGGATGCCGGAGTGTGTCAGTGCCGACCGTCACATCCTGCCTGCGAGCATCCTGCTCCTGCTCCTGCTTATGCAGATCTTCCTAGGTGGTCTGGTTGCTGGCACCCATGCGGGGATGACATACAACACCTGGCCCTTGATGGATGGACAGTTGATCCCGGATGGTCTGTTCGTGTTCGATCCGCCTTGGCTCGCCGCCTTCGAGGACCGGATGACCATCCAGTTCAACCACCGCATACTGGCCTATGTCATCGCTTTGTGGACCTTGTTCATCTGGGTGCGAACCTGGCGTGATCCCTATGCGGCGCAGATGACAATCGCAGCGACGGTGGTGGGGGTGCTTGTGGCGCTTCAGATTATCATCGGAATCGTCACGTTGTTGCTCGTGGTGCCTTTACATGCCGCCATGACCCATCAGGCGCTAGCCGTTATTCTTCTGGGGGTGACAACGATCAAGGTGCGCGATCTTTATGACAATGCGGTGCGCTTCTGA
- a CDS encoding polysaccharide biosynthesis/export family protein, translating to MFLRVFLVMIIAIGLSGCTGYRPAGDAFHKSLVGPYLLDSGDKVRVIVFNQTELNNEHTVDQSGYINVPLIGNVAARGKQTSELAHDIATRLSNGYIRNPDVSVEISQYRPFFVMGEVNTAGQYAFVTGMTVQTAIAIAGGFTPRAQQRFVDITRQLNGKILTGRVRLTAPVRPGDTIYVKERFF from the coding sequence ATGTTTTTACGCGTCTTCCTTGTTATGATCATCGCGATTGGTCTTTCTGGCTGTACAGGCTATCGACCGGCCGGGGATGCCTTTCACAAGTCACTTGTCGGACCTTACCTTTTGGATTCTGGCGACAAGGTGCGGGTCATCGTGTTCAATCAGACCGAATTGAACAACGAGCACACGGTTGATCAGTCGGGTTACATCAATGTGCCGCTCATCGGCAATGTGGCTGCGCGCGGCAAGCAAACCAGCGAACTTGCTCATGATATCGCCACCCGGCTCAGCAATGGCTATATCCGCAATCCGGATGTATCGGTTGAGATTTCGCAATATCGGCCCTTCTTCGTGATGGGCGAAGTCAACACGGCCGGGCAATATGCCTTCGTTACCGGCATGACGGTTCAGACGGCAATCGCCATCGCGGGCGGGTTCACACCACGCGCCCAGCAGCGATTTGTTGACATCACGCGCCAACTCAATGGCAAGATCCTGACAGGCCGTGTGCGCCTCACCGCACCTGTGCGCCCGGGCGACACTATCTATGTCAAAGAGCGCTTTTTCTAA